The following proteins are co-located in the Leptospira weilii genome:
- a CDS encoding transporter substrate-binding domain-containing protein: MFEMRILCLFLVFPAVLFSQSEYAGSRLERILSKKELVVGVNKQYEPFYIENPKDGYPGIDAELAKLYADYLGVSLKLVPLKTFRQFAEDIRVGKIDLAFAGISTDLNRGKQVTFSDPYLVTTPAGLVSKKILPPEPEGNIVISRRFMSLLDLTNLSGLVSFSVRSNTTNHIYLQKKFSKLPIYSYLSDSIAIDNLISNNVTCFVADSFFILTLLQKNPSLKANYLPLLGTVQEENISAALPLNDLIFADNLNFFIKELKRTGLLEELKNRYFNQNSWVK, translated from the coding sequence ATGTTCGAGATGAGAATTCTATGTTTGTTTTTGGTTTTTCCGGCTGTGTTATTTTCTCAGTCGGAATATGCTGGTTCCAGATTAGAAAGAATTCTTTCTAAGAAAGAACTCGTTGTCGGTGTCAATAAACAGTACGAGCCTTTTTATATCGAAAATCCGAAGGATGGATACCCGGGTATCGATGCAGAATTGGCTAAACTCTACGCGGATTATCTGGGAGTATCCTTAAAGCTTGTACCTCTTAAAACCTTCAGGCAGTTTGCGGAGGATATTCGTGTTGGTAAAATCGATCTTGCATTTGCCGGAATATCCACCGACTTAAATCGGGGTAAACAAGTCACTTTTTCCGATCCTTATCTTGTTACGACCCCTGCGGGACTTGTCAGCAAGAAAATTCTTCCGCCGGAGCCGGAAGGGAATATCGTTATTTCCAGAAGATTTATGAGCCTCTTGGATCTTACAAATTTAAGCGGTCTTGTGAGTTTTTCGGTAAGATCCAATACTACGAATCACATTTATCTTCAAAAGAAATTTTCTAAATTACCGATTTATAGTTATCTTTCGGATTCGATCGCGATCGATAATCTTATCAGTAACAATGTGACTTGTTTCGTAGCGGACAGCTTTTTTATTCTTACTTTACTTCAAAAAAATCCTTCTTTGAAAGCGAATTATCTTCCTCTTTTGGGCACGGTTCAAGAGGAAAATATCAGCGCCGCTCTTCCACTGAATGATTTGATTTTTGCGGATAATTTGAATTTCTTCATTAAGGAAT
- a CDS encoding OmpA family protein yields the protein MKKNIFELFSNQFSLLLIYATFLILLPMFSVASQELNEIKSSKNQKPEKLKGSINTNLNEFGISLTDDGNVLYFYSKRENSIYTDLYKSIRKGDKWQQGEEIENLNSNYDDQSPFILNQEEGIIFSSNRDGSIEFQLSNGKIGVSRDLYFSKKINSSWSKPTALPITVNTEEIEENPFLFDNRLYFTRYPFGQVSEADIFVSVYRNKIWEKATSLPDPINTVYSEIAATISKDGKTIYFSSNRPGGFGGYDLYKSTLLANGDFSEPINLGPDINTAGDEAFYLEADDGLTFYFCRKSGHDYDIYSIVSNPFQELEKGKSISLDSIHFALGSYEILENSFSILENLNSYLKENPNVKIKIIGHTDLNGDYQENVVLSRNRADAVKDYLVKKGIDSSRIVTDGKGSSEPIVPHKNPKTDYKNRRTEFQIVSP from the coding sequence ATGAAAAAAAATATTTTCGAATTATTCTCAAATCAATTTTCTCTTTTATTAATATATGCGACTTTTTTAATTTTATTACCGATGTTTTCCGTTGCTTCTCAGGAGTTGAATGAAATTAAGAGTTCCAAAAATCAAAAACCAGAAAAATTAAAAGGTTCTATCAATACCAATCTGAATGAGTTTGGAATCAGCCTTACGGATGACGGAAATGTTCTCTATTTTTACTCTAAAAGGGAGAATTCGATTTATACGGATCTTTACAAATCAATTCGTAAGGGAGATAAATGGCAACAAGGAGAGGAAATTGAAAATCTCAATTCGAACTATGATGATCAAAGTCCTTTTATTTTGAATCAAGAAGAAGGGATTATTTTTTCATCCAATCGGGACGGATCGATTGAGTTTCAACTTTCTAATGGAAAGATCGGAGTTTCCAGAGATTTGTATTTTTCTAAAAAGATAAATTCTTCCTGGAGTAAACCTACCGCTCTTCCTATAACCGTAAACACAGAAGAGATCGAAGAAAATCCGTTTTTATTTGACAATCGGTTGTATTTTACTCGTTATCCGTTTGGACAAGTTTCCGAAGCGGATATTTTCGTTTCGGTTTATAGAAACAAAATTTGGGAAAAGGCGACGAGTCTTCCTGATCCGATCAATACGGTCTATTCCGAAATTGCGGCGACGATCAGCAAAGATGGTAAGACAATTTATTTTTCTTCCAACCGCCCTGGAGGTTTTGGCGGTTATGATTTGTACAAATCCACTTTGCTTGCGAATGGAGATTTTTCAGAACCAATCAATCTCGGACCCGATATTAATACGGCTGGCGACGAGGCTTTTTATTTGGAAGCTGATGACGGATTGACTTTTTATTTCTGTAGAAAAAGCGGGCATGATTACGATATTTATTCTATTGTTTCTAATCCCTTCCAAGAATTAGAAAAAGGTAAATCGATTTCTTTGGACAGTATTCATTTTGCTTTGGGATCTTATGAAATTTTAGAAAATTCTTTTTCAATTTTAGAAAATTTGAATTCTTATTTGAAAGAAAACCCAAACGTGAAAATTAAAATCATAGGACATACGGATCTCAATGGGGATTACCAAGAGAATGTAGTTCTTAGCCGTAATCGTGCAGATGCAGTAAAAGATTATCTAGTTAAAAAGGGGATCGATTCAAGTAGAATCGTAACCGATGGAAAGGGAAGTTCGGAACCGATCGTTCCTCACAAAAATCCGAAAACGGATTATAAAAACAGAAGAACCGAATTTCAGATTGTAAGTCCTTAG